A genomic stretch from Gorilla gorilla gorilla isolate KB3781 chromosome 20, NHGRI_mGorGor1-v2.1_pri, whole genome shotgun sequence includes:
- the SHD gene encoding SH2 domain-containing adapter protein D, whose amino-acid sequence MAKWLRDYLSFGGRRPPPQPPTPDYTESDILRAYRAQKNLDFEDPYEDAENRLEPDPAGPGDSKNPGDAKYGSPKHRLIKVEAADMARAKALLGGPGEELEADTEYSDPFDAQPHPAPPDDGYMEPYDAQWVMSELPGRGVQLYDTPYEEQDPETADGPPSGQKPRQSRMPQEDERPADEYDQPWEWKKDHISRAFAVQFDSPEWERTPGSAKELRRPPPRSPQPAERVDPALPLEKQPWFHGPLNRADAESLLSLCKEGSYLVRLSETSPQDCSLSLRSSQGFLHLKFARTRENQVVLGQHSGPFPSVPELVLHYSSRPLPVQGAEHLALLYPVVTQTP is encoded by the exons ATGGCCAAGTGGCTACGGGACTACCTGAGCTTTGGGGGTCGGAGGCCCCCTCCGCAGCCGCCCACCCCGGACTACACCGAGAGCGACATCCTGAGGGCCTACCGCGCGCAGAAGAACCTGGACTTCGAGGACCCCTATGAGGACGCGGAGAACCGCTTGGAGCCGGACCCCGCGGGCCCTGGGGACTCCAAGAACCCCGGAGATGCCAAGTATGGTTCTCCCAAGCACCGGCTCATCAAGGTGGAGGCTGCGGATATGGCCAGAGCCAAGGCCCTTCTGGGCGGCCCCGGGGAGGAG CTGGAAGCCGACACTGAGTATTCAGACCCCTTTGATGCTCAGCCTCATCCTGCACCCCCGGATGATGGGTACATGGAGCCCTACGATGCCCAATGGGTCATGAGTG AACTTCCTGGCAGAGGGGTGCAGCTCTATGACACCCCTTATGAGGAACAGGACCCAGAGACAGCAGATGGACCCCCTTCTGGGCAGAAGCCTCGGCAGAGCCGGATGCCCCAGGAAGATGAACGGCCAGCAGATGAGTATGATCAGCCCTGGGAGTGGAAGAAAGACCACATCTCCAGGGCGTTTGCAG TGCAGTTTGACAGTCCAGAGTGGGAGAGGACTCCAGGCTCAGCCAAGGAGCTCCGGAGACCTCCGCCCAGAAGCCCCCAGCCTGCGGAGCGTGTggacccagccctgcccctggAGAAACAGCC GTGGTTTCATGGCCCCCTGAACAGGGCGGATGCAGAGAGCCTCCTGTCCCTCTGCAAGGAAGGCAGCTACCTAGTGCGGCTCAGCGAGACCAGCCCCCAGGACTGCTCCTTGTCTCTCAG GAGCAGCCAGGGCTTCCTGCATCTGAAGTTCGCGCGGACCCGTGAGAACCAGGTGGTGCTGGGCCAACACAGCGGGCCCTTCCCCAGCGTGCCCGAGCTCGTCCTCCACTACAGTTCACGCCCACTGCCTGTGCAGGGTGCCGAGCATCTGGCTCTGCTGTACCCCGTGGTCACGCAGACCCCCTGA